The segment CTTCGCGCCCAGGCGCTCGATGGCGGCCTGCGAAGCGAAGTTGAAATTGTCGGTGCGCCAGCCCACCACGTGGCAGCCCAGGGTCTCGAAGGCATGGGTCAGCAGCATGAGTTTGCAGCTGGTGTTGACATGGGTGCGTTGCGCGCTTTTCGCGTACCAGGTGTAGCCGATCTCCACGCGTTTCACGGCAGGCAGGATGTCGTGGTAGCTGGTGCTGCCCAGCACGCGGCCGCTGAGCTCGTCCAGCACGGCGAAGGCGAAGCGGTGGCCTTCGGTGCGGGCCTGCAGCGCCGTTTCGATGTAAGCACGGGTTTCGTCCGGGCCAGGCACCGAGGTCACGCGCAGCTTCCAGAGTTCGCCATCGGCAGCCGCAGCGCGCAGGCCGGTCTCGTGCGCCAGCTCCAGCGGCACCAGCTGTACGCCGCGTTGCGCCAGGGTGACGGGCTGGACGAAAGCCATCTCAGTGCCGTCCGTTGCCCAGCCGCAGGCGCCAGGCCAGGCGCAGGCAGACCAGGCCGCCCAGCAGGGTGATCACCAGGCCGGCCGAGCGGTCGCCCGTGGCGGCCAGGGCGTCCATGCCCTGCAGGCGCGCGATGAAGTAGCCGATCACGCAGCCGGCCAGGAAGCTGCCGGCCAGCACGAGGATGTCCTGGAGCAGGCTTTTCTTGAGCATCACCGGTTGTGCCTTTGCATGAACACCAGTTTTTCAAAGAGGCTCACATCCTGCTCGTTCTTCAGCAGCGCGCCCACCAGCGGCGGCACGGCCACCTTCTCGTCCTTGCTCTGCAGGGCCTCGGCCGGGATGTCTTCGGCCAGCAGCAGCTTGAGCCAGTCCAGCAGCTCGCTGGTGGAGGGTTTTTTCTTCAGGCCGGGCAGGTTGCGCACGTCGAAGAAGGTTTTCATGGCCGCGCCCAGCAGCTCCTGCTTGAGGCCGGGGAAGTGCACGGCCACGATCCTGGCCATGGTCTCGGCGTCGGGGAACTTGATGTAGTGGAAGAAGCAGCGGCGCAGGAAGGCGTCGGGCAATTCCTTCTCATTGTTGGAGGTGATGAAGACCAGCGGGCGATGCTTGGCGCGGACCAGCTCGCGTGTTTCGTAGCAGTAGAACTCCATGCGGTCGATTTCCCGCAGCAGGTCGTTGGGGAACTCGATGTCGGCCTTGTCGATCTCGTCGATCAGCAGGGCGACGGGCTGGTCTGCCGTGAAGGCCTGCCAGAGCACGCCCTTGACGATGTAGTTGTGGATGTCCTTGACCTTCTCGTCGCCGAGCTGGCTGTCGCGCAGGCGGCTGACCGCGTCGTACTCGTACAGGCCCTGCTGCGCCTTGGTGGTGGACTTGATGTGCCACTGCAGCAGCGGCAGCTTCAGGGCCGAGGACACTTCCTCGGCCAGCATGGTCTTGCCGGTGCCGGGCTCGCCTTTGACCAGCAGCGGCCGCTTGAGGGTGATGGCGGCGTTCACCGAGAGCATCAGGTCCTGGGTGGCGACGTAGTTCGAGGTACCTTGGAATTTCATGGCAGCAGGGGGTTCTGGGTCGGGAAAACCCGGGGGGTGGCGGCAGATATAATGTCAGGCTGATTTATATCAACCACAGGCTGATTGTCCTCGCAAAATGAACAAACTGTTGCTGACGCTCTCTTCCCTGCTTGTCGCTTCTGCGACGGCATTCTCTGCCCACGCCCAGGAAGCCAAGGGTGATGCCAAGGCCGGCGAGAAAAAGGTCGCCATGTGCATCGGCTGCCACGGCATTCCGGGTTACCAGGCCAGCTTCCCCGAGGTCCATCGCGTGCCCATGATCTCGGGCCAGAACGCCAAGTTCATCGTGTCTTCCCTGAATGCCTACAAGAAGGGCGAGCGCAAGCATCCGTCCATGCGCGGCATTGCCGACACCCTGAGCGAGCAGGACATTGCCGACGTGGCCGCGTACTACGAAGACCACGGCAAGGGCGCAGCCGCTGCTCCCGCCCGCACGCCGGCACCGTCGGCCAAGGTGGCCGAGCTGCTGAACAAGGGCGGTTGCATTGCCTGCCACGGCGACAACTTCAACAAGCCCATCGATCCGAGCTACCCCAAGGTGGGCGGCCAGCACGCCGACTACCTGTTCGTCGCGCTCAAGTCCTACAAGACCGAAGGCAACGCCACCTGGGGCCGTGCCAACGGCATCATGGGCGGCATCGCCAAGCAGTTCTCCAACGCCGAGTTGAAGGAGCTGTCCGCTTACATCGCCAGCCTGCCGGGTGAACTCAAGACCGTGCCGCAGAGCAAGTTCCGCTAAAGAACTGACCCGCTCCAAAGAAAAGCCGCTCATCGAGCGGCTTTTTTGTCTTCGGCCGCTGCGCTTAACTTTGCTGCACAAAGTTAGCCTGCGACGCAACCCGCAAGCGGGTTGTGTCTTCGAACCTTGTCTTCGGCCCGCTGCGCTTGACTTCGCGTTGCGAAGTGAGCCTGCGACGCAACCCGCAAGCGGGTTCTTATGGATCAGTCCTTGGTGGCGCGCTGCTGCACGCAATCGATATAAGCCGCGCCATCCGGGGGGCGGCCGGCGCGCTGGCTTTCCCAGACCATGCGGCCCAGGCAGTCCATCACCTCGTGGTGGGCCGCATGCAGGTCATTGCGCTTGGCTGCCAGCAACTCCACCGCTTGGCGTATGCCGCGCGGCTGGTCGATGCTGCACTGCTCGCTGATGGACAGGTGCATGGACAGGTGCAGGAAGGGGTTGCTGCGTTCGGGCTCCACCTTGGTCATGCTGGCCAGCGCGCCCTCCAGGTCAGCCAGCTCGGCATGGAACTCCGGGTGCTCGGCGATCCACTGGCTGGCCAGCAGTTCGATGGCCTCCATCGGCTGGCCGGTGCGGGCCTTGGCGTGGACACCGCAGAAAAAGCGCCGGACATCGGCTTGGGAGGGCTGGAACATCATGGCAAGAATTATCGGCGAGGAGCTTATGCCAGCCGCTGAGAAATCGTGCGCGCCGCCTGCAGCAGGGCTGGCAGAAGCTTCTCCTGCGCCACCTTGGCGTTGGTGCGGTTGGCCTGGCCGCTGATGTTGAGCGCGGCGATGCAACGACCGC is part of the Rhodoferax sp. BAB1 genome and harbors:
- a CDS encoding DUF1841 family protein is translated as MFQPSQADVRRFFCGVHAKARTGQPMEAIELLASQWIAEHPEFHAELADLEGALASMTKVEPERSNPFLHLSMHLSISEQCSIDQPRGIRQAVELLAAKRNDLHAAHHEVMDCLGRMVWESQRAGRPPDGAAYIDCVQQRATKD
- a CDS encoding MoxR family ATPase, with translation MKFQGTSNYVATQDLMLSVNAAITLKRPLLVKGEPGTGKTMLAEEVSSALKLPLLQWHIKSTTKAQQGLYEYDAVSRLRDSQLGDEKVKDIHNYIVKGVLWQAFTADQPVALLIDEIDKADIEFPNDLLREIDRMEFYCYETRELVRAKHRPLVFITSNNEKELPDAFLRRCFFHYIKFPDAETMARIVAVHFPGLKQELLGAAMKTFFDVRNLPGLKKKPSTSELLDWLKLLLAEDIPAEALQSKDEKVAVPPLVGALLKNEQDVSLFEKLVFMQRHNR
- a CDS encoding cytochrome c gives rise to the protein MNKLLLTLSSLLVASATAFSAHAQEAKGDAKAGEKKVAMCIGCHGIPGYQASFPEVHRVPMISGQNAKFIVSSLNAYKKGERKHPSMRGIADTLSEQDIADVAAYYEDHGKGAAAAPARTPAPSAKVAELLNKGGCIACHGDNFNKPIDPSYPKVGGQHADYLFVALKSYKTEGNATWGRANGIMGGIAKQFSNAELKELSAYIASLPGELKTVPQSKFR
- a CDS encoding GNAT family N-acetyltransferase codes for the protein MAFVQPVTLAQRGVQLVPLELAHETGLRAAAADGELWKLRVTSVPGPDETRAYIETALQARTEGHRFAFAVLDELSGRVLGSTSYHDILPAVKRVEIGYTWYAKSAQRTHVNTSCKLMLLTHAFETLGCHVVGWRTDNFNFASQAAIERLGAKKDGVIRGHALRRDGTIRDTVMYSLAQGEWPEVKAQLLYLLDRPHGKGGAC